A stretch of DNA from Oryza brachyantha chromosome 4, ObraRS2, whole genome shotgun sequence:
TGGAGCCCCACCCGCAGTGCGTCACGAAGCCGCCGACGGCCCCGTGGGACAGGATGGCCACCTGCGGTGCCCACCCACGCACCGCGAGGCACTGGCTGTCAgcgacgccgtcggcgtctGTGTTCTCCCGCAGCCACTCCTTGACGTCGTCGGGCAGCGAGCCGGCACCCTTGATGATCCAGAGGACAGGCCATGGGCACGACACGAGCGCCATGCCGAGCTGCATGAGCTGCGCGGGAGGCATCCGCCCGGCGCTGCCGAAGCTCACGTACAACACGGACCTGCCCTTCTTGGCGTCCAGCCACGCCATGCACCGCTTCGCGTCATCCGAGGAGGCGCGCGGGTCGTCGACGGTAGGTGAGCGTGACAGCGAGACGGGGCCGACAGCGAACACCTTCTTGCCGGTGACCGCGGCGAGGCGGGTGGCGGAGTCACGCTCGAGCTCTTCAAAGCTATTCACCAAGATGCCGTCGACGGCCAGCTCGAACTCCCGGAATTCTCTCATCCTATCCTCCACGGGACAGGACGGCAGGAACTGCAGCGGCAGCTGACGCCTCGTGAGCCTGCACCGGAATGGCGGCAGGATAGGGACGTCGAAGAGCTCGTCCGGCGaggagaccgcgtcgtgcgGCTTGTGCGTGTTGAGGTACTCGCAGCAGAGCAGGGAGAACGCGCAGAAACCGTGGAAGATGAAGCACGGCGCGCCGAGCTCGCGCGCCAGGACGTGCGCCCACGAGTGAGATATCCCGGCGACGAGGCAGCTCGGTCGGCGCGGGCTCATGAGGCGGCAGTGCTGTGCCACCGCGTCGCCGAACTGCATGGCGGCGTCGAAGAAGCTTGGCACCATGTCCGGCGAGGGGAGGTGGTCCACCCTCTCGCACCCCTCCGGTAGCCCGGCCTCGGCGGCCGGGAACGGGAT
This window harbors:
- the LOC102712438 gene encoding UDP-glycosyltransferase 73D1-like, coding for MESALSPEPHFVVIPWLATSHMIPIVDIACFLAAHGAAVTVVTTPANAQLVQSRVDSAGDQGTSRITVTTIPFPAAEAGLPEGCERVDHLPSPDMVPSFFDAAMQFGDAVAQHCRLMSPRRPSCLVAGISHSWAHVLARELGAPCFIFHGFCAFSLLCCEYLNTHKPHDAVSSPDELFDVPILPPFRCRLTRRQLPLQFLPSCPVEDRMREFREFELAVDGILVNSFEELERDSATRLAAVTGKKVFAVGPVSLSRSPTVDDPRASSDDAKRCMAWLDAKKGRSVLYVSFGSAGRMPPAQLMQLGMALVSCPWPVLWIIKGAGSLPDDVKEWLRENTDADGVADSQCLAVRGWAPQVAILSHGAVGGFVTHCGWGSTLESIAAGVPMAAWPFTAEQFINEKLIVDVLGIGVSIGVTKPTGGPLTGGGGEEKAEVGMEQVKRALNSLMDGGIEGEERVKKVQELKAKAHAALEKDGSSYMNLEKLIRSAV